The proteins below are encoded in one region of Sulfolobus sp. A20:
- a CDS encoding glycosyltransferase family 4 protein, translating to MISLTLVTERLGLGGGFYYYLEITNRLLKRGYDVKIVSSGGSPWFYPNNRVPIIYPKEPKLLKILSNILQIKYRQVHYFRGLDYYIILSKLLNIDFDFSRIMSSIIPESDLIITGLPSAFIWSFMSKKYKKLAFFPQGWPEYIYVLSRDIRWYLTFISPYDYYIALTGIETDLVKSTIKRDVKFFVVSAGVDTQLFKPRRRDNDDIKVMVILRPEPNKGAEVAIRTLNLLSKYLDFTAVVIDHGVLEKFRNEIRFKYEAYKPVSREKLVELYNSASVFLFTSKLEGYGLPPLEAMACGTPVVMTDNVGSRAYAVNGYNALVDDTHSPEKLAELIQKVIKDENLREEVVRNGFETAKMHDWERITDNWVKTLKEIEGEIKR from the coding sequence ATGATAAGTTTAACGTTAGTGACTGAAAGATTGGGACTAGGTGGTGGCTTCTACTATTATTTGGAAATAACTAATAGGTTGTTGAAGAGAGGATATGATGTCAAGATAGTCTCATCCGGAGGATCTCCGTGGTTCTATCCTAACAACCGTGTCCCTATAATATATCCGAAGGAGCCTAAATTGTTAAAGATTTTATCTAATATATTACAAATAAAATATAGACAAGTCCATTATTTTAGGGGATTAGACTACTATATAATACTATCTAAATTGTTAAATATAGATTTTGATTTTTCAAGAATTATGAGCTCAATAATCCCAGAATCTGATCTAATAATTACAGGATTACCCTCTGCTTTTATATGGAGTTTTATGTCAAAGAAATACAAGAAACTTGCCTTCTTCCCTCAAGGCTGGCCAGAGTATATTTACGTGTTGAGTCGAGATATAAGGTGGTATCTTACCTTTATTTCACCTTATGACTACTACATTGCGCTAACCGGAATAGAGACAGACCTAGTTAAGTCGACTATAAAAAGGGATGTGAAGTTCTTCGTAGTCAGCGCAGGTGTAGATACTCAGCTTTTCAAACCAAGAAGAAGGGATAATGATGACATAAAGGTCATGGTAATCCTGAGGCCAGAACCAAATAAAGGAGCTGAAGTGGCAATAAGGACATTGAACCTTTTGTCTAAGTATCTAGATTTTACAGCGGTCGTCATAGATCACGGAGTGTTAGAGAAGTTCAGAAACGAAATCCGTTTTAAGTACGAAGCATATAAACCTGTTAGCCGAGAAAAATTGGTAGAACTATACAATAGTGCCTCAGTATTTCTGTTTACCTCTAAGTTAGAGGGTTACGGTCTACCTCCACTTGAGGCTATGGCTTGTGGAACCCCCGTAGTGATGACAGACAACGTGGGCAGTAGGGCTTACGCAGTCAATGGGTACAATGCCTTAGTGGACGATACCCACTCCCCTGAGAAACTAGCGGAATTAATACAGAAGGTTATAAAGGACGAGAATTTGAGGGAAGAAGTTGTAAGGAATGGCTTTGAGACTGCAAAGATGCACGACTGGGAGAGAATAACCGATAACTGGGTGAAAACGCTTAAAGAGATAGAAGGAGAAATAAAGCGATGA
- a CDS encoding FkbM family methyltransferase: MKFFYQTTFSLNRIHIYQKVYKNWFSVLQQVRKGSEEIHIKFRDGSSGICSLECARALVDLVQFYPDYFNPIKFHIRGNEVYYESTRIDTNPSGHVLRTASGWIEKDNYWYYPKYNVKFLKGHEVALFETFVQEQYNVDVEGREVVDVGANIGDTAVYFAIKGAKRVVGFEPLPSVYRIALENIKLNGLEDRVTLINAGVGSKDSMIRVPSTIDLDKSGGFHVTGEGDVEVPLYSLKGMRELVKDPYLLKIDCEGCEVDVIMNSDEIGFEKIIFEHHAFLTGVSYKKLIKKLEEEGYKCTARQAQRTAGISYLGIVSCENR, from the coding sequence ATGAAGTTCTTCTATCAGACAACGTTCAGTCTTAACAGAATTCACATTTATCAAAAGGTGTACAAAAACTGGTTCAGTGTGCTTCAGCAAGTGAGAAAAGGCAGCGAAGAAATTCACATTAAATTTAGGGATGGTAGTTCCGGAATATGTAGTCTAGAGTGCGCCCGTGCTCTGGTGGATTTAGTGCAATTCTATCCAGATTATTTTAATCCTATAAAGTTTCACATTCGGGGTAACGAAGTTTACTATGAATCCACTAGAATAGATACTAACCCGTCCGGACATGTACTTCGCACTGCTAGTGGTTGGATTGAGAAGGATAACTATTGGTATTATCCAAAATATAACGTAAAGTTCTTGAAAGGACATGAAGTTGCTTTATTCGAGACATTCGTACAAGAACAATACAACGTGGACGTTGAGGGCAGGGAAGTTGTAGACGTAGGTGCAAACATAGGTGATACAGCTGTGTACTTCGCCATAAAGGGAGCAAAGAGGGTTGTTGGATTTGAGCCACTACCCTCCGTGTACAGGATAGCACTTGAAAACATCAAGCTAAACGGGCTGGAGGATAGGGTAACCCTGATAAACGCTGGGGTAGGGTCAAAAGATAGTATGATAAGAGTACCTTCAACTATTGATTTAGACAAGAGTGGGGGCTTCCACGTCACTGGTGAAGGTGACGTGGAGGTACCATTATACTCCCTAAAAGGGATGAGGGAGCTTGTTAAAGATCCCTATTTGCTGAAGATAGACTGTGAGGGGTGTGAGGTTGACGTCATAATGAACAGCGATGAAATAGGGTTTGAGAAAATAATCTTTGAACACCACGCCTTCTTGACGGGAGTTTCTTATAAGAAGCTAATAAAGAAGTTAGAAGAGGAAGGTTACAAGTGTACAGCTAGGCAGGCTCAAAGAACAGCTGGCATAAGTTATTTAGGAATTGTTTCGTGCGAAAATAGGTAA
- a CDS encoding glycosyltransferase encodes MNKDNVAISVIITAHNRRKFLKEAITSALNQEFDKDKYEIIVMKNFEDQEIDSFMKEKNVKSLYTEEEKLGIKLKLALKNRKEGYSAS; translated from the coding sequence ATGAATAAAGATAATGTTGCAATTTCAGTTATAATTACTGCTCATAACAGGAGGAAATTCTTGAAGGAAGCAATAACTTCTGCGCTAAATCAAGAATTTGACAAGGATAAGTATGAGATAATCGTGATGAAGAACTTTGAGGATCAAGAAATTGACAGTTTCATGAAGGAGAAAAACGTTAAGTCCTTATACACAGAGGAGGAAAAATTGGGAATCAAGCTAAAGTTGGCATTGAAGAATCGAAAGGAAGGATATTCTGCTTCCTAG
- a CDS encoding glycosyltransferase family 4 protein gives MKVAIVEPIPIDIALLGGGGVVFMNIIKTLKGRGHTIELHTPLRPSRFYSAIGNYIDKVISYSLFRLYSPLIFRSPLFIFGTARLYLTSSYFKSFSNYDYSICTTYDELFGHFDLGYIHYPARKFFRTKDITKVKKIVDLLNFITSFSFKDKTKRLLANSTYTAKLLHEKSGRSTEVLYPPVKPIHCKGEEKEDIVVSLGRIVEDKKYEDVIYVARLLSDIKFVIIGRVQDEHYYSELRRKSPPNVTFVTDASEEEKREILCRSKVILHGKREEPFGIAVVEGMSAGNVPVVYKNGGTWLDIISEGKFGYGYERVEELPELVRQALNDNKLRKEVRERALMFSDDNFREKFLKITGL, from the coding sequence ATGAAAGTAGCTATAGTTGAACCTATTCCAATAGATATAGCCTTGCTAGGTGGCGGTGGTGTAGTTTTTATGAACATCATTAAAACATTGAAAGGTAGGGGTCACACTATTGAACTGCACACTCCCTTGCGACCTTCGAGATTCTATAGTGCGATAGGTAATTACATAGACAAAGTAATCTCATATTCGCTGTTTAGATTGTACTCTCCCTTAATTTTCCGTTCCCCATTATTTATATTTGGAACAGCTAGATTATATCTAACCTCTTCCTATTTTAAATCATTTAGCAACTACGACTATTCAATATGCACTACATATGACGAACTGTTTGGGCATTTTGACCTAGGTTACATACACTATCCAGCTAGAAAGTTCTTTAGGACAAAGGATATCACGAAGGTCAAAAAAATCGTAGATCTTCTTAACTTCATTACTTCTTTTAGCTTTAAGGACAAGACTAAACGATTGCTTGCTAACTCCACGTATACGGCTAAACTACTTCACGAGAAGAGCGGTAGGTCTACAGAAGTCTTATACCCACCTGTGAAACCCATACATTGTAAGGGAGAAGAGAAAGAAGACATTGTAGTTAGCTTAGGAAGGATAGTAGAGGATAAGAAATACGAAGACGTTATTTACGTAGCTAGGCTTTTAAGCGACATAAAATTCGTTATAATAGGGAGGGTTCAAGACGAGCATTACTATAGTGAACTTAGAAGGAAAAGCCCTCCAAATGTAACTTTTGTGACTGATGCGAGTGAAGAGGAAAAACGCGAAATCCTATGTAGGTCAAAGGTCATTCTTCATGGAAAGAGAGAGGAGCCCTTTGGCATAGCAGTAGTAGAGGGTATGAGTGCTGGTAACGTCCCTGTTGTTTACAAAAACGGAGGCACATGGTTGGATATAATCTCTGAAGGAAAGTTTGGATACGGATATGAAAGAGTCGAGGAGCTTCCAGAACTAGTTAGACAAGCCTTAAACGACAACAAACTAAGAAAAGAGGTAAGGGAGAGAGCTTTAATGTTTAGCGATGATAACTTTCGAGAGAAATTTTTGAAAATAACTGGTCTATGA
- a CDS encoding glycosyltransferase family 4 protein has protein sequence MRVLIVTYGDVRDPKGGYLIRVSNLIKCIKEEDLKVIQFITEGRGKEKPIKKSDENIVTIRASKNYFFLGLSLLFNAIKFSYLIKRSDVVIFEGSLFLPFGLMGRLLGKKVIHDFHGSIVEVSRGLRGVKNFVLRKMIGGTLDKLAVIIANLTIAVSDRDAELVKRIWKRAKVMTVVHGIDVDRIPFFEVKRDKIEKLIFAGNLYAVNNLATVENLIEVAKDLPCLEFLIVGDGKELVKGPPPNVKLMGKVDSLDPYYEEADACIIPITSGTGVKTKVLECMAYGRPVITTEKGIEGIEEARSLKGVYVVRLEEMSKVIKEMKLERAYLELRSFVKDNFSVSVTCRQLRKALEFI, from the coding sequence GTGAGAGTGCTAATAGTAACTTATGGGGACGTTAGAGATCCAAAAGGGGGATATCTCATTAGGGTTTCTAACTTAATTAAGTGCATTAAAGAGGAGGACTTAAAGGTTATACAGTTCATAACAGAGGGGAGAGGAAAAGAGAAACCCATTAAAAAAAGTGATGAAAATATAGTTACAATTAGGGCAAGCAAGAATTACTTCTTCCTAGGCCTATCGTTGCTGTTTAATGCCATCAAGTTTTCTTACCTCATAAAGAGGTCTGACGTTGTAATATTTGAGGGTTCCCTATTTCTACCCTTTGGCTTAATGGGAAGGTTGTTAGGTAAAAAGGTAATTCATGACTTTCACGGCTCAATAGTAGAAGTGTCCAGAGGGCTTAGAGGTGTGAAGAACTTCGTGCTAAGGAAGATGATTGGGGGAACTTTGGACAAGTTAGCGGTAATTATAGCAAACTTGACAATTGCGGTCTCAGATAGGGACGCAGAGCTAGTGAAAAGGATTTGGAAAAGAGCCAAAGTGATGACAGTGGTACACGGCATAGATGTGGATAGAATACCCTTCTTTGAAGTTAAGAGGGACAAAATCGAGAAGTTAATATTTGCAGGTAACTTGTACGCTGTAAATAACTTAGCTACTGTTGAAAACTTGATCGAAGTGGCTAAGGACTTACCTTGTCTAGAGTTCTTAATAGTAGGGGATGGGAAAGAGTTAGTAAAGGGACCTCCACCCAACGTTAAACTAATGGGCAAAGTGGACTCTCTTGACCCCTACTATGAGGAAGCTGACGCTTGTATTATTCCTATAACTTCAGGTACGGGGGTGAAGACTAAGGTGCTAGAATGTATGGCATATGGTAGACCAGTAATCACAACAGAGAAGGGAATCGAGGGGATAGAGGAAGCGAGGAGCCTCAAGGGAGTGTATGTAGTAAGGCTGGAGGAAATGAGCAAAGTAATAAAAGAGATGAAATTAGAAAGGGCGTACCTTGAGCTTAGATCATTCGTAAAGGATAATTTTTCCGTGAGTGTCACTTGTAGGCAGTTGAGAAAGGCCCTTGAATTTATTTAG
- a CDS encoding FkbM family methyltransferase — protein sequence MPYTSGNYLTIYEIFEIKTYDIEVSGVVIDIGAEIGDSSIYFAINGASKVIGLEVNPILAKIAIKNIETNGLNDKVIILPYAIGSIDSETTFGSTKVKQITFNTLVSIYNIKNIDLVKIDCEGCEYDIIPTLPFQIINKIIMEYHDYPQFIPTILTQAGFIVKYDKNKRIGILRAYKEKT from the coding sequence TTGCCTTATACAAGTGGAAATTATCTTACCATTTATGAGATTTTCGAAATAAAGACATATGATATTGAAGTTAGTGGAGTAGTTATTGATATAGGTGCAGAAATAGGAGATTCGTCAATTTACTTTGCAATTAACGGTGCTTCGAAAGTAATAGGCCTTGAAGTAAACCCTATTTTAGCTAAGATTGCTATAAAAAATATAGAGACAAACGGTTTAAATGATAAGGTAATAATATTGCCCTATGCAATAGGTAGCATTGATTCTGAAACAACATTTGGCTCTACTAAAGTTAAACAGATAACGTTCAATACATTGGTTTCAATATATAATATTAAAAACATAGATTTAGTTAAAATAGACTGTGAAGGTTGTGAATATGATATAATACCTACCCTACCATTTCAAATCATAAATAAGATTATTATGGAGTATCATGATTATCCTCAATTCATACCCACTATTCTCACTCAAGCAGGGTTTATAGTTAAATATGACAAGAACAAAAGAATAGGAATTCTTAGAGCATATAAAGAAAAAACTTAA
- a CDS encoding glycosyltransferase family A protein: MYSIEIPVTHGKYLREVFESIRQQTFQDYEVIVVNSGSDEISDVIKEYGFKEIKERVKLLKARYLAHVNSRGDRAILLDETRVLRRDALEIIDKDRSDMIIIGEREVGDSFWIKLAQLDKDNIMYCNEPDSIKGFALPRVISSPLLSKTFGILRRDLGEKFDQVIFPDHELIYHVASSLSNSVNVVREELISHYGDRTLLEIVKKYYKYGKSTKVLKGTKYEYFLNVSRKKRKICKGNKLLLYILYMARGVPFLIGEKAF; this comes from the coding sequence ATGTATTCCATAGAGATTCCAGTAACTCACGGTAAGTATTTGAGAGAGGTCTTTGAGAGCATAAGACAGCAGACGTTTCAAGATTATGAAGTTATAGTAGTGAACTCTGGCAGTGACGAAATTTCTGATGTTATTAAGGAGTACGGGTTTAAGGAAATCAAGGAGAGGGTAAAGCTCTTAAAGGCTAGATACTTAGCTCACGTAAATTCAAGGGGCGATAGGGCTATTCTGTTAGATGAGACTAGAGTTTTGAGGAGAGACGCCCTAGAAATAATAGATAAGGATAGAAGCGATATGATAATAATTGGAGAAAGGGAGGTTGGAGACTCCTTCTGGATAAAATTGGCTCAGCTAGATAAGGACAACATAATGTATTGTAATGAACCTGATTCTATAAAGGGGTTCGCTCTTCCTAGGGTAATTTCTTCGCCCCTCCTCTCAAAGACCTTTGGAATCCTAAGGAGAGATCTTGGGGAGAAGTTCGACCAAGTGATTTTTCCTGACCACGAACTGATATACCATGTGGCGTCCTCACTCTCAAATAGCGTAAACGTAGTTAGGGAAGAGTTGATCTCTCATTATGGTGATAGGACGCTCTTAGAGATAGTTAAAAAGTACTACAAGTACGGGAAGAGCACCAAAGTATTAAAGGGTACCAAGTACGAGTATTTTCTTAACGTCTCAAGAAAAAAGAGAAAGATATGCAAGGGAAATAAACTTCTTCTCTATATACTCTACATGGCTAGAGGTGTCCCGTTTCTAATTGGTGAGAAGGCATTTTAG